A stretch of DNA from Asticcacaulis sp.:
CCTCGTCCATGACCGCCTGCATTTCCACCTTGATCTTGGCCACCTCATCGAGGCCGATCTGATGGATCTGGTCGGGCGTCAAATCGAGGGTAACATATTCACGGATCAGCGACTGATAATAGGCCCGGCCATCGGGCAGGTCATAGGCGGCGATGGTCTTGCGCGCGCCGGGAATATAGTCATTGCGCAGGAAGGTCAGCAGGGTCTTGTGGGCGGGAATGACGCTGTTGGCTATTGCCTCGGCACCGAGCTTTTTCAGTTCAGCCTGTTTCTCGGCCGGGATCGAGGCTGGCATGTCGAGGAAAGGGGTGTAGAAGACGGTCTGTTCCGGCGTCTTGTTCTCGAAAGTGATGGCCACCGAAGACTCACGGCCCTGCAGCGACACCTGAGAGGGCGTGAAACCGCGTTTCAGGCCGGCGCGCAGATTGTCGATATTCTGGCCGAAATAACGCGGCACGTCATTGAGATAGGCAATATAGTTGCGGTAGTCCTGCTCGGTACGCATCGGCTTGCGCGCGGCGTAGCTCAGGCCGTTCCAGAAGCCGAAACTCATTTCATAGCCGCGAAACCTTTGCCGTGAGGCCAGGGTCTCGATCTGGTTACGATAGACCGTGTAATTGACCTGCTGGTCGGGCGAGAGGGATTTCGGATCGATCTTGTCGAGTTGCGCCAGGGTATCGGTCCAGCGCGCCAGCTTGGCCTGCTGCGCGGCTTTCGAGACATCCGGAAAATGCGAACGGATACCGTCTTCGCCACTGTCGTCGTCATTATCGCCCGTCAGGGCCTTGCGCCATTTCCACTCTGTCTGCCAGAGTGTCTCGAAAGCGGCATCATTGGAAGACGCCATGGCCGGCGGAGCGGCGAAGGCCGGCATGACCGGCAGCAAGCCCATTACGCCAGACAGGATTGTGCCTAGCATGGCCGCTTTCATCAAATGCCGCATACTACCGTCTCCCTCACAATATAAGGCTTCACGGTATACGGTATAATTTATTTTGACAATCCCACCTGTCAGGGCTTAATCACGATAGCGGTAACAGGCCGGATAGATTCATCGTGACGACGGACATAATATTTGTTCTGATAACGCCATGATCCTATTGCATGACCACTTTGTACATTGTATACGATATAATGTTTAATGCGAAAACTCGTGGAGTAATGAGATGACAATCGATTGGCGGGGTGTTTTTCCGGCCGTAACGACGCAATTCAAAGAAGACCTCTCAATCGATTATGCCGATACGCAACGCGTCGTCGATGATCTGATCCGGGATGGCGTCACCGGGATCATCGCCATGGGCACCTGCGGCGAGAACAACTCGCTCACCGCCGAAGAAAAGCGTCTACTGCTCAAGGCCATTGTCGAGGTTGTCGCCGGTCGCGTGCCGGTGGTCACCGGCGTTTCCGAACTGACCACGCCGCTGGCCATTTCATGGGTCAAGGACGCCGAGAGACTCGGCGCCAATGGCCTGATGCTGCTGCCGGCCATGGTCTATGTCCCCAAGACTGCCGAACTGGTCGAGCACTTTACCCAGGTCGCCAATGCCACGACATTGCCGATCATGCTCTATAACAACCCGACGGCCTACCGTGTCGCCATCACCAACGAAGCCCTTGAAGCGCTCCGTCCGGTGAAGAACATCGTCGCCGTGAAGGAATCGACCGCCGACACCCGCCGCTTCACTGACATGATCAATGCCTTCGGCGATCGTTATGTCGTCTTCGCCGGTCTCGACGATGTGGCCTTCGAAGGTCTGCTGCTGGGCGCGCAAGGCTGGGTCTCCGGCCTGACCTCGGCCTTCCCGCATGAATCCGTCATGCTGGTCAAGGCGCTGGAAGCTGGCGATATCGCCACCGCCCGCGAAATCTACCGCTGGTTCCTGCCGCTTCTGCACCTCGATGCCGAACACGATCTCGTTCAGTCGATCAAGCTGGCCGAACAGATCATGGGCCGTGGTTCGGAACGCGTGCGTATGCCGCGTATGCCGCTGACCGGCGCCCGCCGCGCCGAGGTCACCGCCATGGTCGAAAAGGCCGCCGCAACGCGTCCGTCTTTGAAAATTACCAAAGCCGCCTAAGCTAAAGACCATTTGCGTCCTGAGGGCGGTTCGCGGTAACGCGGGCCGCCCTGAATTGTCTGGAGAGACTCTTGCGCCACACGTTTTTCTGTATCGATGGCCATACGGCCGGTAATCCTGTCCGTCTTGTCGCCGGTGGTGCGCCGCTGCTGAAGGGTGCCAACATGTCCGAGCGACGCCAGGACTTCCTGGAGCGGTTCGACTGGATTCGCACCGGCCTGTGTTTCGAACCGCGTGGCCACGACATGATGTCCGGCGGTTTCCTGTATCCGCCGACTCAAGCCGATACCGACGCCGGTATCCTGTTCATCGAGACCTCCGGCTGCCTGCCGATGTGCGGCCACGGCACCATCGGCATGGTGACCTTCGCGCTGGAAAACGGTCTGGTGACGCCGC
This window harbors:
- a CDS encoding DUF885 family protein; the protein is MRHLMKAAMLGTILSGVMGLLPVMPAFAAPPAMASSNDAAFETLWQTEWKWRKALTGDNDDDSGEDGIRSHFPDVSKAAQQAKLARWTDTLAQLDKIDPKSLSPDQQVNYTVYRNQIETLASRQRFRGYEMSFGFWNGLSYAARKPMRTEQDYRNYIAYLNDVPRYFGQNIDNLRAGLKRGFTPSQVSLQGRESSVAITFENKTPEQTVFYTPFLDMPASIPAEKQAELKKLGAEAIANSVIPAHKTLLTFLRNDYIPGARKTIAAYDLPDGRAYYQSLIREYVTLDLTPDQIHQIGLDEVAKIKVEMQAVMDEVGFKGTLQQFNDFLRTDPQFYATTPQGFLNRGAWISKEFDGKAAQYFGRMPRMRFAVVPTPDAIAPFNTGGNGGPGVLILNTYNLPSRPLYTLPSLVLHEGAPGHAWQMPLALENKDLPDFRQSTYISAYGEGWALYAERLGVEMGMYHTPYEKFGMLTYQMWRACRLVVDTGMHAKGWTRDQALAFLRDNTALSEHEITTETDRYINTPGQALSYYIGEMTIWKARHKAEAALGDKFDIRQFHDAVLQLGSVPLPVLEARIDRFIADGGKGPYADQ
- a CDS encoding dihydrodipicolinate synthase family protein, translated to MTIDWRGVFPAVTTQFKEDLSIDYADTQRVVDDLIRDGVTGIIAMGTCGENNSLTAEEKRLLLKAIVEVVAGRVPVVTGVSELTTPLAISWVKDAERLGANGLMLLPAMVYVPKTAELVEHFTQVANATTLPIMLYNNPTAYRVAITNEALEALRPVKNIVAVKESTADTRRFTDMINAFGDRYVVFAGLDDVAFEGLLLGAQGWVSGLTSAFPHESVMLVKALEAGDIATAREIYRWFLPLLHLDAEHDLVQSIKLAEQIMGRGSERVRMPRMPLTGARRAEVTAMVEKAAATRPSLKITKAA